A genomic stretch from Natator depressus isolate rNatDep1 unplaced genomic scaffold, rNatDep2.hap1 scaffold_35, whole genome shotgun sequence includes:
- the LOC141980409 gene encoding maestro heat-like repeat-containing protein family member 7, whose translation MGGRSPAQVSGLSHELIEELPDDSPPGAILANCLIAVGNLRYRDSLAQFPSRHTMTPVLEPELETHLLRAALHAVFTLSMEKDPTQVQDLHRVLPDILDAMLGNLLAESPGTNRLHYILEHINYWIVSRVSRERARAIRSSMALLRSTITLPAFDDSGH comes from the exons ATGGGGGgcaggtccccagcccaggtgtctggtctGAGCCAC gagctcattgaggagcttCCTGATGACTCTCCACCCGGCGCCATCCTGGCCAACtgcctgattgctgtgggcaacctcagATACCGAGACTCTCTTGCCCAGTTCCCCTCACGCCA caccatgacacccgtcctggagccagagctggagacccacctccttcGTGCTGCCCTTCATGCCGTGTTCACCCTGAGCATGGAGAAGGACCCCACCCAAGTCCAG gatctgcatagggtcttgccagatatcctggatgccatgctggggaatctgctggcagagtccccaggcaccaacaggctccactacatcttggag cacattaactactggatcgtgtccagggtgtcacgagagagagccagggccattaggagcagcatggccctgctcagatccaccatcaccctccctgcGTTCGACGACAGTGGCCACTga